Proteins encoded by one window of Haliotis asinina isolate JCU_RB_2024 chromosome 6, JCU_Hal_asi_v2, whole genome shotgun sequence:
- the LOC137288171 gene encoding uncharacterized protein yields the protein MYKYTESMKNPAYTCAIQSHTLINITALDMRLGDGNDPTRCSLLAITMTPYTCSNVIEPYKQLKTIQSSGLLFITLQVKEGTRPVVWLGITSTRNVSIQCIPTLLVSVTVPTMTASNVTVEKTTENTPTTELITFPKESELSMSNASRFPAGVFMGGVAAGAVIVILVGLTVYVLVIRRRYDLTVKKKQGNTPASAEHPTYSGLSAVDDVNHYDIIEQTSRSQVDTTLGTTATPDYLTPSYSPI from the exons ATGTACAAGTATACAGAAAGCATGAAAAATCCCGCGTATACATGTGCAATTCAGTCACATACGCTTATAAATATAACCGCTCTTGATATGCGTCTTGGAGATGGGAATGACCCTACAAGGTGTTCCCTACTGGCAATTACAATGACACCGTACACCTGCTCAAACGTGATTGAGCCATATAAACagctcaaaactattcaatcatCTGGACTGTTATTCATTACACTTCAAGTTAAGGAAGGAACACGACCAGTTGTCTGGCTTGGAATCACAT ccacaagAAACGTCTCGATCCAATGCATTCCTACACTTCTGGTGAGTG TGACAGTTCCGACCATGACAGCTAGTAATGTAACAGTGGAGAAAACAACAGAGAATACACCTACAACAG AGCTGATAACGTTTCCAAAAGAAAGTGAACTTTCCATGTCCAACGCTTCACGATTCCCAG CTGGAGTTTTTATGGGAGGGGTGGCTGCTGGAGCTGTTATTGTCATCCTGGTCGGTCTTACAGTGTATGTCCTCGTTATCAG ACGTCGGTACGATCTGACTGTAAAGAAGAAACAAGGGAACACGCCAGCTTCAGCTGAACACCCGACTTACTCTGGTCTGTCAGCTGTGGATGATGTCAACCACTATGACATTATTGAACAGACCTCAAGATCTCAAGTGGATACCACACTTGGGACAACAGCTACTCCAGATTACCTTACTCCATCTTATTCACCTATCTAG